Proteins co-encoded in one Afipia sp. P52-10 genomic window:
- a CDS encoding tripartite tricarboxylate transporter substrate binding protein — MLAAAFGISGNAEKQRVNDHSIHRRSDPVDTRQPENSDARGRGKRLRNRGKSTMRSLRTFRYISAAIAAAGLLVCVNTVSHADTWPSRTIKLIVPFPAGGAADTVARIYADKLGEALKQSIVVENKAGAGTAIAAEFVAKADPDGYTLSLAPAGQLTILPHINKSIGYDPFKSFAPVSPLASVPYIVAASPKAPVSSLKELISVAKEQPGKLTFSSCGPGTLCHLSGELFKSLTGTDLLHVPFKGSAPAVNALLGDHVNLAFDTLTVLAPQVREGKIKGLAVTSRERSPQAPDVPTAAEAGLQDFVVDSWFGLVVPAATPKSIIERLNTEVVRIGKLPDVQERLGTQGLTVTTSTPEAFAQTIHADYDRWGKVVEKAGVQAD; from the coding sequence GTGCTGGCGGCCGCTTTCGGCATCTCCGGCAACGCTGAAAAACAGCGGGTAAACGATCACTCAATTCACCGACGCTCCGATCCGGTCGACACACGTCAACCGGAAAACTCGGACGCGCGTGGACGCGGCAAGCGTCTAAGAAATCGAGGGAAGTCTACGATGCGTTCTTTGCGAACCTTCCGCTACATATCTGCAGCAATTGCCGCAGCAGGTTTGCTCGTCTGCGTCAACACCGTGTCACATGCCGATACTTGGCCGAGCAGAACGATCAAACTCATCGTTCCGTTTCCGGCCGGCGGCGCCGCTGATACCGTAGCGCGGATTTATGCCGACAAACTCGGCGAAGCTCTCAAACAATCCATCGTGGTCGAGAACAAGGCGGGTGCAGGCACCGCCATTGCAGCGGAATTCGTCGCCAAGGCCGATCCCGACGGCTACACGCTGTCGCTTGCACCGGCAGGACAGCTCACGATCCTACCGCACATCAACAAGTCCATCGGTTACGATCCCTTCAAGAGCTTCGCGCCGGTCTCGCCGCTCGCTTCGGTCCCCTACATCGTTGCCGCGAGCCCGAAGGCTCCGGTGTCGAGCCTCAAGGAGCTGATCTCTGTCGCAAAGGAGCAGCCTGGCAAGCTTACGTTCTCATCGTGCGGCCCCGGAACGCTGTGCCACCTGAGCGGAGAGCTGTTCAAAAGCCTGACCGGGACGGACCTGCTCCATGTGCCGTTCAAGGGCAGCGCGCCCGCAGTCAACGCATTGCTCGGCGATCATGTGAACCTCGCCTTCGACACTTTGACCGTGCTCGCGCCGCAAGTCCGCGAGGGCAAAATCAAGGGGCTCGCAGTCACGAGCCGCGAGCGATCGCCGCAAGCGCCCGACGTTCCAACAGCCGCCGAAGCCGGCTTGCAGGACTTCGTGGTCGACTCCTGGTTCGGCCTTGTTGTTCCCGCCGCGACGCCCAAATCCATCATCGAGCGCCTGAACACGGAAGTGGTCCGCATCGGCAAGCTTCCCGACGTGCAGGAGCGCCTTGGCACGCAGGGCCTGACCGTCACGACATCGACGCCGGAAGCCTTCGCCCAAACGATTCACGCAGACTACGATCGTTGGGGCAAGGTGGTGGAAAAGGCTGGCGTGCAAGCCGATTGA
- a CDS encoding DUF2945 domain-containing protein — translation MTTRFKVGDHVSWNSEAGHVSGTIIRIHTADFMYKGHRHRASGSDPQYEIKSDKTDHIAAHRGNVLKRIPK, via the coding sequence ATGACCACGCGGTTCAAGGTCGGCGATCATGTGAGCTGGAATTCTGAGGCCGGACATGTGTCGGGAACGATCATCCGCATTCATACGGCGGATTTCATGTACAAGGGCCATCGCCATCGGGCGTCGGGCAGCGATCCCCAGTACGAGATCAAGAGCGACAAGACCGATCATATCGCCGCACATCGGGGAAACGTTCTCAAGCGGATACCCAAATAG
- a CDS encoding ShlB/FhaC/HecB family hemolysin secretion/activation protein has protein sequence MRWGIAAAALGCSMTHALAQSAAPAPSQVGPPVIAAPAIAPRISLPQVPAGAATPHQAKTLFFTLNGFDLEGEFPELVTIRTQLAAALIGKRISVADLFGFAEKLQQAYINAGYPLARIVTLPQEIGKQARVKLRVIDGFVERMDLEALPPTARDRVRALLAPLLRKPHLTQQDLERQLLLAGDTPGLVLNATFGAGKEIGGSLLILTGRYRPISATLYIDNALPQSFRSWQAVTSFSFNNLLGQGEQVSVSAAGYPNEDYFTAHPTRRYLSTTLAFPIGIDGLKAELGATNARTTPHVEPILATQGLLDRAYAKLAFDAVKRRDTLLAFSARFDATDERIDTLALNPALPISLDRTRVLRGGFEGLWRWREAGLTFTYGGNISQGLDAFGARTADRANALLPLSRFGADAVFTKLDGHAEVLHSLPEDFFWSLAISGQTGFNKPMLTSEQFDITGARALSGFTSGALPGDRAWVVRGEFGRAFAPFNALVVTPYIFSAFGERTLENPTILEFRRLVAKNYGVGARFNVAAFNEFLPEAYGFLEWSRREVEINPRLNGDRIFAGMVLRY, from the coding sequence ATGCGTTGGGGAATTGCGGCGGCAGCACTGGGCTGCTCAATGACGCATGCCCTCGCTCAATCGGCAGCGCCCGCGCCGAGCCAGGTTGGGCCGCCGGTGATCGCGGCTCCCGCGATCGCACCGCGCATTTCGCTGCCGCAGGTTCCGGCAGGTGCCGCCACACCCCACCAGGCGAAAACGCTGTTCTTCACCCTCAACGGTTTCGACCTTGAGGGTGAGTTTCCCGAGCTCGTCACCATACGCACGCAATTGGCCGCAGCGCTGATCGGCAAGCGCATCAGTGTGGCCGACCTGTTCGGATTCGCGGAAAAACTACAGCAGGCTTACATCAACGCCGGTTATCCGCTCGCCCGGATTGTGACGCTGCCGCAGGAGATCGGCAAACAAGCGCGTGTCAAACTGAGGGTGATCGATGGTTTCGTCGAGCGCATGGATCTCGAGGCCTTGCCGCCGACAGCGCGCGACCGTGTGCGGGCCCTGCTGGCACCGTTGCTGCGTAAGCCGCACCTGACCCAGCAAGACCTCGAACGGCAATTGCTGCTTGCAGGCGATACACCTGGGTTGGTGCTGAACGCGACCTTCGGCGCGGGCAAGGAGATCGGCGGCTCGCTCCTGATCCTTACCGGCCGCTACCGTCCCATCTCAGCGACACTCTATATAGACAACGCGCTGCCCCAGAGCTTTCGCAGCTGGCAGGCTGTCACCTCCTTCTCGTTCAACAACCTGCTGGGCCAGGGTGAGCAAGTGTCGGTGTCGGCGGCTGGATATCCGAACGAAGACTATTTCACTGCGCATCCGACACGCCGTTATCTCAGCACCACCCTCGCCTTTCCGATCGGCATCGACGGATTGAAAGCCGAACTCGGCGCCACCAATGCGCGGACCACGCCGCATGTCGAACCGATCCTGGCTACGCAAGGTCTGCTGGACAGAGCCTATGCAAAGCTGGCGTTCGATGCGGTGAAGCGCCGTGATACCTTGCTGGCCTTCAGCGCGCGATTTGATGCCACGGACGAGCGTATCGACACGCTCGCATTGAACCCGGCGCTGCCGATCAGCCTCGACCGTACCCGCGTCCTCCGCGGAGGCTTCGAAGGCTTGTGGCGCTGGCGCGAAGCCGGCCTCACGTTCACCTATGGCGGCAACATCTCGCAGGGACTCGACGCTTTCGGCGCTCGTACCGCCGACCGGGCGAACGCGCTGCTGCCGTTGTCGCGGTTTGGTGCCGATGCCGTTTTCACCAAGCTCGATGGGCACGCCGAAGTGCTGCATAGTTTGCCGGAAGACTTCTTCTGGTCGCTCGCGATCTCCGGTCAGACCGGTTTCAACAAGCCGATGCTGACATCAGAGCAGTTCGACATCACCGGCGCGAGAGCGCTGTCGGGCTTCACTTCGGGCGCGCTTCCAGGCGACCGTGCCTGGGTGGTTCGCGGCGAGTTCGGACGCGCTTTCGCGCCCTTCAACGCACTGGTCGTGACGCCGTACATCTTCAGCGCCTTTGGCGAACGCACCCTTGAGAACCCAACCATTCTTGAGTTCCGACGGCTTGTCGCCAAAAACTACGGCGTCGGCGCGCGGTTCAACGTCGCGGCCTTCAACGAATTCCTGCCCGAGGCCTATGGCTTCTTGGAGTGGAGCCGGCGGGAGGTCGAGATCAACCCTCGCCTCAACGGCGATCGCATCTTTGCCGGAATGGTCCTGCGCTACTAA
- a CDS encoding S-layer family protein: protein MEPLSRPAGLSVSSVVMIRSLLRTASVVAIVASTPSQAQTLPTGGSVAAGTATIATPSPGTLTINQTTNQAIVNWQSFSVGQGNIVNFNQPSAVSATLNRVTGATSSRVAGTINAPGTVLLVNPNGIAITPTGVVNTGSFAASTLDIKNEDFLAGKYKFTGNGASAVVTNAGRINVSDGGFAALLGGRVANDGIISARLGKVGLGSGEMITLDMSGDGFLSVAVPSNQLGNLRDGTGRALVSNRGKVHADGGAVYLSAATASNILRDAVNVPGSIRANSVGTRNGRIVIGGGLGGRVTISGRLSASGTPRRHAGRPTTGKGGQIDISGANIALTGARLTVSGATGGGTVRIGGDALGKGAFQRAQSVAIDHTTTIRADATESGNGGSITIWSDGHTAATGQLSARGGAFGGNGGIVETSGHTVDFAGVRVDASAPHGKSGVWLIDPVDLTVDAAAAATIASNLATANVTLLTTSTTASGPGVQTAGNGDIFVNSAISWTSANALTLSSYRDIRINASITGGAGSSVTLRADNTATGVGVVGFDSAATKITATGGVSITYNPANYTAATDFGPNAGAGTTISSYFLVNTLDQLQSIPSAGNYVLTRDIDASATANWNGGAGFAPIAFSGYFNGQGHTIWNPTINRPTSGNIGLFASNSGTISNINLSGGTIRGGGPTGGLVGLNNGTITGSSTNLSVFGGNGYTGGLVGTNRRIIDASYASGPVSGGTTGGLVGYNDGYSIGNGALAQITQSYATGSVYGTGSVGGLVGYNDASGSLNRIGYIADSFATGTVIGINTSVVGGLVGYNWGNIYNSFAAGGVGGGQFNGGVIGRNIGTLNPNCMSNSCSLRAGIVSNTYWNTGAFGGGGIGWWSNPASGIPGANIIVQTTGLSRGQLQASLPSGFSTGIWAILPNVSYPYQRAIFPTAPLIVAGYAAIDNGPQPYRSQSLVVNVDGYSTWASSGSDGYYYTLINKPPAGQHQVIVNTLGDAGGVRYDQAWTGQITGFDIWGGYVRARTSDTTFSAMANTISTALTNAGAVKNSIDDYRSLEITSTATNFLLDRSLSVNGLVVGSAGMVTSPTTYGLSANQFAISSGAFLRTAGGTGTSSDPYLLTDIYGLQGAGSSLALLSANYRIINNIDASSTATWNNGAGFVPIGMLGTFTGSLTGSFDAWSNGTPTTISFLNIYRPSNDYVGLFRQINSVGGVSNLAFLMPTIYGHNYVGTIAGQNLASVSQVSVTQGVVSGASYVGGLSGVSQFSGSPLPLAIASFSGSVRGTGDYVGGLVGSTNQGINKSWSSGTVQGNNFVGGLVGLVNTGTNSTGSVRSLVNSYSTSNVTGAAYVGGLIGSNGLYSAHTLGLNVASSFATGNINATNSPAGGLIGYNAGTVSQTFATGNVTVWDSQTGAGGLIGYNLNNVTQSYATGNVTATSGGMAGGLVGQQGASGAGDVVGGANAGITYSYATGNTYGSMSGGLIGILQLPNPNGINDNWSSGRSTRSGTGGGGFLGLNAGYTSSLATNYWDMESSGLTVPWVQSVVTVTAPGGLTTAQALNPASYAGWNFGSTWMTIGTSRPFLQTEFFRPLGATDVFLVGSSHQLAYIGMNNQTLWGNYRMVSDIRANEFTNAGMFGSAGWRPIGIADPNNRFLGTFNGDGHVIDGLRINLPYSDNVGLFGFANITSTITNLGITNASVVGHMNVGILAGSNVGAISATYAAGTAAGYDNIGGLVGYNVGNDTQNGGGWGTIRQSYSNATVSFNSWDGNPKPFFSYGLLVGRNGDSGGNDALIADSYTLGGLTTNVGISTTGAIAGTNYGRIETSYATGGNGMGNSHGLVDNPMAGSSVYASYYNGEKIIASSWHEGTARTIAQMYDLDNIETNYAGFDFATIWAPPNQVGQGGGIATAHLPGLYALDHVLFVNLAGASMTYGDAQPVFNSGVSSLRDRDAAAPVSLIRDLGYGWNANSTTPAGSAFSVSACCGRATSLDGSDYRFVYVNATGTVAQRAITVTANNQSKVYGNADPTLTYQITSGNLVNNDQMSGALARTAGSNVGAYGITQGSLAASSNYILTYAGGTLNITPATLTYTADATSRPYGDSNSPFTGAVTGFVNGDTLTSATTGALAFNSPATATSSIGQYGINGSGLSANFGNYIFQQATSNATALTINRRAVTVTADDKSRIYGEANPALTYTTSNLGAGIAIAGALTVGATAATGVGAYTIGQGTITNATNANYAITYIDDNLTINPAALVFTASAVSRTYGAANPALGGQISGFRNNETAQTFGGDVWSTSVDTRTGVGRYAIAGGFTNASPNYTITQDAGNATALTINPANVVVTANGGTSVYGSSPTNPGLSASGLQNGESIDALTGLSNSFGMTATTGVAGGPYTLSVQGVLSNPNYHVASLNTGIWTITPAPVAVTANGGTSVYGTSPINPGLSASGLQNGEGVDALTGLFNSFGITATTGVAGGPYTLSVQGALSNPNYQIASLNTGAWTVTPAPVAVTANGGTSVYGASPGNPGLSASGLQNGEGVNALTGLFNSFGIIATTGVAGGPYTLSVQGTLSNPNYQIASLNTGLWTVTPAPVAVTANGGTSVYGASPGKSGPVGKRAAERRGRQCAHGAIQQLRHHRDHRRRRWVLYAERSGDAEQSKLSDRLAQYWRLDGDAGAGGGDGERRDIGLWRLAG from the coding sequence ATGGAGCCTTTATCCAGGCCAGCCGGTCTTTCAGTGTCGTCGGTCGTGATGATCCGTTCGCTGTTGCGGACGGCCAGCGTGGTGGCGATCGTCGCAAGTACGCCTTCGCAGGCACAAACGCTGCCAACTGGCGGTTCGGTCGCCGCGGGGACCGCGACGATCGCGACGCCGTCGCCTGGCACCTTGACTATCAACCAGACGACCAATCAGGCGATCGTCAATTGGCAGTCGTTCTCGGTCGGACAGGGCAACATCGTCAATTTCAATCAGCCGAGCGCGGTATCGGCCACGCTCAATCGCGTCACGGGTGCGACGTCGTCGAGGGTCGCAGGCACGATCAATGCGCCCGGCACGGTGCTGCTGGTCAATCCAAACGGCATCGCCATCACGCCGACCGGCGTCGTCAACACAGGGTCGTTCGCCGCATCCACGCTCGACATCAAGAACGAGGATTTCCTCGCCGGAAAATACAAATTCACCGGCAACGGTGCGTCTGCGGTCGTCACCAACGCCGGTCGTATCAATGTCTCTGACGGAGGCTTTGCGGCTTTGCTGGGCGGCCGCGTCGCCAATGACGGGATCATCAGCGCACGCCTCGGCAAGGTCGGTCTCGGCAGCGGCGAGATGATCACGCTCGACATGTCGGGCGATGGCTTCCTGTCGGTGGCGGTGCCGTCGAACCAACTCGGTAACCTGCGGGATGGCACGGGCCGGGCGCTGGTGTCCAATCGCGGCAAGGTCCACGCGGACGGCGGCGCCGTTTATTTGAGTGCGGCGACCGCGAGCAACATCTTACGGGACGCGGTGAATGTGCCGGGCTCTATCCGGGCGAATTCGGTCGGCACGCGCAACGGCCGCATCGTCATCGGTGGCGGCCTGGGCGGACGGGTGACGATCTCTGGTCGCCTTTCGGCTAGCGGCACACCGAGGCGGCATGCCGGCCGTCCGACCACGGGCAAGGGCGGGCAGATCGATATCAGCGGAGCCAATATCGCACTGACCGGCGCGCGCCTTACTGTGTCCGGCGCAACCGGCGGCGGCACCGTACGCATCGGCGGAGATGCGCTGGGCAAGGGCGCTTTCCAGCGCGCGCAGTCGGTCGCTATTGATCACACGACGACGATCCGCGCCGACGCGACGGAGAGCGGCAACGGCGGCAGCATCACGATCTGGTCCGATGGGCATACGGCGGCTACGGGCCAGCTCAGCGCGCGCGGCGGCGCGTTCGGCGGCAATGGCGGCATCGTCGAAACATCCGGGCATACGGTCGATTTCGCCGGCGTTCGTGTCGATGCATCGGCTCCGCATGGCAAATCTGGCGTGTGGCTGATCGATCCGGTCGATCTCACCGTCGATGCTGCGGCCGCAGCGACGATCGCCAGCAATCTCGCCACTGCAAACGTCACACTGCTGACGACGAGCACGACCGCCAGCGGTCCCGGCGTTCAGACCGCGGGCAACGGCGACATCTTCGTCAATTCGGCGATCAGCTGGACCAGCGCCAACGCGCTGACGTTGTCCTCCTATCGCGACATTCGCATCAACGCGAGCATCACTGGCGGAGCGGGATCGAGCGTCACGCTGCGGGCCGACAACACGGCGACCGGTGTCGGCGTTGTCGGGTTCGACAGTGCCGCAACCAAGATTACCGCGACCGGCGGTGTTTCCATCACCTACAATCCGGCGAATTACACGGCGGCGACAGACTTCGGTCCGAACGCAGGCGCTGGCACGACCATCAGCAGCTACTTCCTCGTCAACACGCTGGATCAACTGCAGTCGATCCCGTCGGCGGGAAATTATGTCCTCACCCGCGATATCGACGCGAGCGCGACGGCGAACTGGAATGGCGGGGCGGGCTTCGCTCCGATCGCCTTCTCCGGCTATTTCAATGGTCAGGGTCATACGATCTGGAATCCGACCATCAACCGTCCGACCTCGGGCAACATCGGTCTGTTCGCCAGCAACAGCGGCACGATCAGCAACATCAACCTGTCGGGCGGAACCATTCGTGGTGGCGGTCCGACCGGCGGTCTCGTCGGCTTGAACAACGGCACGATCACGGGATCGAGCACCAATCTCTCCGTGTTCGGCGGCAATGGCTATACGGGTGGTCTCGTCGGAACCAATCGCCGTATCATCGATGCGTCCTACGCCTCCGGTCCGGTCTCGGGCGGCACCACCGGCGGTCTCGTCGGCTACAACGACGGCTATTCGATCGGCAACGGAGCACTCGCGCAGATCACGCAATCGTACGCGACCGGATCGGTCTACGGTACGGGGTCTGTCGGCGGTCTTGTCGGCTATAACGACGCATCGGGGTCGCTCAACCGGATCGGCTACATTGCCGACAGTTTTGCGACCGGCACCGTCATCGGCATCAATACCAGTGTCGTCGGCGGGCTGGTCGGCTACAACTGGGGCAACATCTACAACAGTTTCGCTGCGGGCGGCGTCGGTGGCGGTCAGTTCAACGGCGGCGTCATCGGCCGCAACATCGGCACGCTCAACCCGAACTGCATGAGCAACAGCTGCTCGCTGCGCGCAGGCATCGTTTCCAATACGTACTGGAATACGGGCGCATTCGGTGGCGGCGGCATCGGCTGGTGGAGCAATCCGGCGAGCGGCATTCCCGGTGCGAACATCATCGTGCAGACGACGGGCCTGTCGCGCGGCCAATTGCAGGCGAGCCTGCCATCGGGGTTCTCGACCGGCATCTGGGCGATCCTGCCGAACGTGAGCTATCCTTACCAACGGGCGATCTTTCCCACCGCGCCGTTGATCGTTGCGGGCTATGCGGCCATCGACAACGGTCCGCAGCCGTATCGTTCGCAGAGCCTCGTGGTGAACGTCGATGGCTATTCGACCTGGGCTTCGTCAGGCTCCGATGGCTATTACTACACGCTGATCAACAAGCCACCCGCCGGGCAGCATCAGGTCATCGTCAACACGCTCGGTGACGCCGGCGGCGTGCGTTACGATCAGGCATGGACCGGCCAGATCACCGGATTCGACATCTGGGGCGGCTACGTTCGCGCCCGTACGTCGGACACGACGTTCTCGGCGATGGCCAACACGATTTCGACCGCGTTGACCAATGCAGGGGCCGTCAAGAACTCGATCGACGATTATCGCAGCCTCGAGATCACCAGCACCGCGACCAACTTCCTGCTCGATCGCTCGCTCAGCGTGAATGGTCTCGTCGTCGGCAGCGCCGGCATGGTTACGTCGCCGACGACGTATGGCCTCTCTGCGAATCAGTTCGCGATTAGCAGCGGAGCTTTCCTCCGCACCGCCGGTGGGACCGGCACCAGTTCCGATCCCTATCTCCTCACGGATATCTACGGTCTGCAGGGCGCCGGCAGTTCGCTTGCGCTGTTGAGCGCGAACTACAGGATCATCAACAACATCGACGCGAGCAGTACTGCGACCTGGAACAATGGCGCAGGCTTCGTGCCGATCGGTATGCTCGGCACCTTCACCGGCTCGCTGACCGGTTCATTCGACGCGTGGAGCAACGGCACCCCAACCACGATCTCGTTCCTGAATATTTACCGACCGTCCAACGACTATGTGGGGCTGTTCAGGCAAATCAATTCGGTCGGAGGCGTCTCGAATCTCGCCTTTCTGATGCCGACGATCTACGGGCACAATTATGTCGGAACGATCGCCGGGCAGAACCTTGCAAGTGTGAGCCAGGTGTCCGTCACCCAGGGCGTGGTCTCGGGAGCGAGCTACGTCGGCGGGCTTTCAGGCGTTTCGCAATTTTCGGGCTCGCCTCTGCCCTTGGCGATTGCTTCCTTCAGCGGCTCGGTCAGGGGGACGGGAGACTATGTCGGTGGTCTGGTCGGCTCCACCAATCAGGGCATCAACAAGTCGTGGAGTTCTGGCACCGTCCAGGGCAACAATTTCGTTGGTGGCCTCGTTGGTCTCGTCAACACCGGTACAAATTCAACGGGTAGTGTCAGGTCGCTGGTGAACAGCTATTCCACCAGCAATGTGACAGGGGCAGCTTACGTCGGCGGTCTGATCGGCTCGAATGGCCTGTACTCCGCGCACACGCTCGGTCTCAACGTCGCCTCGTCGTTCGCGACAGGCAACATCAATGCAACCAACTCACCGGCCGGTGGGCTGATTGGTTACAACGCCGGCACCGTCAGCCAGACTTTTGCCACCGGCAACGTGACCGTCTGGGACTCGCAAACTGGCGCCGGCGGTTTGATCGGCTACAATCTCAACAATGTCACGCAATCCTACGCGACCGGCAATGTGACAGCGACCAGCGGCGGCATGGCCGGCGGTCTCGTCGGCCAGCAGGGCGCGTCAGGTGCGGGCGACGTCGTCGGTGGAGCAAACGCCGGCATCACCTATTCCTATGCGACCGGCAACACGTACGGCAGCATGTCGGGCGGCCTGATCGGTATCCTGCAACTGCCGAACCCCAACGGCATCAACGACAACTGGTCGAGCGGACGTTCGACGCGCAGCGGCACCGGTGGCGGCGGCTTCCTCGGATTGAACGCGGGCTATACCAGTTCGTTGGCAACGAATTATTGGGATATGGAGAGCAGCGGTCTCACCGTCCCATGGGTGCAGAGCGTCGTTACGGTTACCGCGCCGGGCGGTTTGACGACGGCGCAGGCGCTGAACCCGGCGTCGTACGCGGGTTGGAATTTCGGTAGCACCTGGATGACGATCGGCACCTCGCGGCCGTTCCTGCAAACGGAGTTCTTCCGGCCGTTAGGCGCGACGGATGTCTTCCTGGTCGGCAGCTCGCATCAGCTCGCCTACATCGGCATGAACAACCAGACCCTCTGGGGTAACTACCGGATGGTCAGCGATATCCGTGCGAACGAGTTCACCAATGCCGGCATGTTCGGGTCTGCCGGCTGGCGCCCGATCGGCATTGCCGATCCGAACAACCGTTTCCTCGGTACATTCAATGGCGATGGTCACGTCATCGACGGCCTGCGCATCAATCTGCCTTACAGCGATAACGTCGGTCTGTTCGGTTTTGCAAACATCACCAGCACCATCACCAACCTCGGCATCACCAACGCGTCGGTGGTTGGACACATGAACGTCGGCATTCTCGCCGGCTCGAATGTCGGCGCCATCAGCGCGACCTATGCGGCCGGAACCGCCGCCGGCTACGACAACATCGGCGGTCTCGTCGGCTACAACGTCGGCAACGACACGCAGAACGGCGGCGGTTGGGGGACCATCCGGCAGTCCTATTCGAACGCAACTGTCTCGTTCAACAGCTGGGACGGTAATCCGAAGCCGTTCTTTTCATACGGTCTGCTGGTTGGACGAAACGGCGATAGTGGTGGTAACGATGCACTGATCGCCGACAGCTATACGCTCGGCGGCCTCACCACCAATGTCGGCATCAGCACGACCGGAGCGATTGCGGGGACGAACTACGGCCGGATCGAAACGAGCTACGCCACCGGCGGCAACGGCATGGGCAATTCCCACGGCCTCGTCGACAATCCGATGGCCGGCAGCTCGGTGTATGCGTCCTATTACAACGGCGAGAAGATTATCGCGTCCAGTTGGCACGAAGGTACGGCGCGCACGATCGCGCAGATGTATGATCTCGACAACATCGAGACCAACTACGCGGGCTTCGATTTCGCGACCATCTGGGCGCCGCCGAACCAGGTCGGGCAAGGCGGTGGTATTGCCACTGCACACCTTCCTGGACTCTACGCCCTCGATCACGTCCTCTTCGTCAATCTCGCCGGTGCGAGCATGACCTACGGCGATGCGCAGCCGGTCTTCAACAGCGGCGTATCGAGTTTGCGCGACAGGGATGCCGCTGCTCCGGTATCGCTTATTCGCGATCTCGGCTACGGGTGGAATGCGAATTCGACGACGCCCGCCGGCAGCGCGTTTTCGGTCTCGGCCTGCTGCGGCCGCGCGACCAGTCTCGATGGTTCGGACTATCGTTTCGTCTACGTGAATGCGACCGGTACGGTGGCGCAGCGTGCGATTACGGTTACGGCCAATAACCAGAGCAAGGTGTACGGCAACGCCGATCCGACGCTGACCTATCAGATCACCTCGGGCAATCTCGTCAACAACGACCAGATGTCCGGAGCGCTGGCTCGTACCGCCGGCAGCAACGTCGGTGCCTACGGCATCACCCAAGGATCGCTGGCCGCCAGCAGCAACTACATCCTCACCTATGCCGGCGGCACGCTCAACATCACCCCTGCAACGCTGACTTACACAGCGGATGCGACGAGCCGACCCTACGGTGACAGCAATTCGCCGTTCACCGGCGCCGTTACCGGTTTCGTCAATGGCGATACGCTAACGAGCGCAACCACCGGGGCACTTGCCTTCAACAGTCCGGCAACGGCGACGAGTTCGATCGGCCAGTATGGGATTAACGGCTCCGGCTTGAGTGCAAACTTCGGCAATTACATTTTCCAGCAGGCCACGAGCAATGCGACAGCGCTGACGATCAATCGCCGAGCCGTAACGGTGACGGCGGATGACAAGAGCCGCATCTATGGCGAGGCGAATCCGGCGTTGACCTACACCACATCCAATCTCGGGGCTGGCATTGCGATCGCGGGCGCGTTGACCGTCGGGGCCACCGCCGCGACTGGCGTCGGGGCGTATACGATCGGCCAGGGTACGATCACCAATGCTACCAACGCGAACTACGCTATCACTTATATCGACGACAACTTGACGATAAACCCGGCGGCGCTGGTGTTCACCGCGAGTGCGGTATCGCGAACATATGGTGCGGCAAATCCGGCGTTGGGCGGGCAGATTTCCGGTTTCCGGAACAACGAGACGGCCCAGACGTTCGGCGGCGACGTCTGGTCGACATCAGTCGATACCAGAACCGGCGTCGGCCGGTACGCGATCGCCGGCGGCTTTACCAATGCGTCGCCGAACTACACGATCACTCAGGATGCGGGCAATGCTACGGCTCTGACGATTAATCCTGCCAATGTGGTGGTGACGGCGAATGGTGGAACATCCGTCTATGGTTCATCGCCGACCAATCCGGGGCTTTCGGCGAGCGGTCTGCAGAACGGCGAGAGCATCGATGCGCTCACGGGGCTGTCCAATAGTTTCGGCATGACGGCGACCACCGGCGTTGCCGGCGGTCCCTATACGCTCAGCGTGCAGGGGGTGCTGAGCAACCCGAATTATCACGTTGCGTCGCTCAACACCGGCATCTGGACGATCACACCGGCGCCGGTGGCAGTGACGGCGAACGGAGGGACATCGGTTTACGGTACATCGCCGATCAATCCGGGTCTTTCGGCGAGCGGTCTGCAGAACGGCGAGGGCGTCGATGCGCTCACGGGGCTATTCAACAGCTTCGGCATCACCGCGACCACCGGTGTTGCCGGCGGGCCGTATACGTTGAGCGTACAGGGAGCGCTGAGCAACCCGAATTATCAGATCGCCTCGCTCAATACTGGCGCCTGGACGGTGACGCCGGCGCCGGTGGCGGTGACGGCGAACGGAGGGACATCGGTCTATGGCGCCTCGCCGGGCAATCCCGGCCTGTCGGCGAGCGGCCTGCAGAACGGCGAGGGCGTCAATGCGCTCACGGGGCTATTCAACAGCTTCGGCATCATCGCGACCACCGGCGTCGCCGGTGGGCCGTATACGCTGAGCGTTCAGGGGACGCTGAGCAATCCAAACTATCAGATCGCCTCGCTCAACACCGGCCTCTGGACAGTAACGCCGGCACCGGTGGCAGTGACGGCGAACGGCGGGACATCGGTCTATGGCGCCTCGCCGGGCAAATCCGGGCCTGTCGGCAAGCGGGCTGCAGAACGGCGAGGGCGTCAATGCGCTCACGGGGCTATTCAACAGCTTCGGCATCATCGCGACCACCGGCGTCGCCGGTGGGTCCTATACGCTGAGCGTTCAGGGGACGCTGAGCAATCCAAATTATCAGATCGCCTTGCTCAATACTGGCGCCTGGACGGTGACGCCGGCGCCGGTGGCGGTGACGGCGAACGGAGGGACATCGGTCTATGGCGCCTCGCCGGGTAA